The sequence TAGCCAACATTCGTGTGGGCCAGCGCATGCTCGGGATCGCGCTGGAGGACCTGCTGGAACGTGGTGCGGGCGGCATCGTACTGCTGTTGCATCATCTGCGCCCATCCCAGCAATGTCTCTGCGTCGTTACTGCCGGGTGCCAACTCCAGCGCGCGGCGCAGCGCCACCTCGGCGCCGGCGGGGTCGCCAAGCGACAGCTTGGACCAGCCTTTCTCCGCGAAGGTCGAAGCGCCTAGATGGTCGACGCGCCCCGATCCGGCGACGGTCGCGGTACGGCCATCGAGCTGTTTCCACTGCTCGACCAACTCTTTCACGCTGGCTTTGAACGCGAGCGCCGCCGTTGCAGCGGCATCGGCGTCGCGGAAGAGCGAAATGATCTCCTGCTTCACACGCTCGCGCTCATCCGGCGCGGGCTTGGCGACCAGCGCGGCATGGATGGCATCGAAACGCGCCTGCAGGTCGGAGCCGGCTAACGACATGGCGCTATCATTTCAGGGAGTCAGCGGAGAAGACGAACAAGATCGAGCACCAGAACAGTACTACCGCCTCGCGTGAACGTGGCGATGGCACCGGTGCGCTGCGCATCGGGATGCCCCGCCGGCAGCGGCAGCACCTCACTCGCATCGACACTGACGACGTCGTGCACCGCGTCCACCGGCAGCGCCCACCAGACGTCGTTCACGTGGGCCACGAGCACCCGTCGCAACCCGACCGCACCGCCGCCGAGCGCGAGGCCAAGCGGTGCGGCGAGATCGGCGTAGGGCAGCACGCGCCCCTCGAAGGAGACGCTGGGAACGTCGGTGGACGGACGCAGCACACGATCGATGAGTTCGACCGGTCCGGCCAGGCGATGCTCTCCGATCGAGAAACAGACGAAGGTGGCTCGCTCCACCGTGCTGACGGCGCGGCGGCGAACAGCGAACAGCGCCGTCGACTTGAACGGGCTCATCGTGGGCTCACGCGATCTTCTCCACAGTGTCAACCGCGACGCCCTGCCCCGCGACGAGGCGTTCGATGGCGTGTGGCATGTCGGCCAACGACACCACGTCGTCAGCGCCGGCCACCCGTAGCGCCGAGTCGGGCATCCCGGGGATCACGCACGATGACCGCTCCTGCACCACCGCGAGTCCGCCGGCCTGTCGGATCGCCAAGAGGCCGTCGGCACCGTCACGCCCCATGCCCGTGAGCACCACCCCCAGACAGGCCGCGCCGTAGCAGCTCGCCGCCGACTTGAAGAGCCGGTCGGCAGCCGGCCGCACCCCCCATTCCGTCGGCTCCTGATCGAGCTGCGCCAACGGTGCGAGTGGCGTGCCACCGACCCGCAAGTGAAAGCCTCCCGGCGCCACGTAGACATGACCGACGTGCAGCGGCTCGCCGTGCATCGCCTCATGGACCGCCAGCCGCGAAATGCCGTGCAGTCTACTGGCAAAGCTGGCGGTGAAACCCGCCGGCATGTGCTGCACGATCAACACGGCGGCTCGCTCGAAACGAGATAGCAGCGGAATGATTTGACCGAGCGCCGCCGGACCGCCGGTGGACGCGGCGATGCACACCAGGAACGACGGGGCCTGACCATGCATCGACCGCGACGTGCCGCGCGCCGGTGAGCGCAGACCGCGATCGTGCGCCGAACCGCGCAGCGCGACGTCCGGCGTGACCAGGGTCGGAGACGGCAGCGGAACGCCGAGCTGCGTCACCGCCGCGGCGGCACGTAGCGCCTCGAGCAGCTGGTCACGCACGAGTTCGAGATCGAGGCTGATCGCGCCCGACGGCTTCCGCACGAACTCCACCGCCCCGCGATCGAGCGCGCGCAGCGTGGCATCGGCGCCGCCATCGCTTCCGCCAGCACTCAGCATGACCACCGGCCGCGGCCACTCCCGCATGATCCGATCGAGACACGCCAAGCCGTCGAGGTTGGGCATGTCTACGTCGAGCGTGACCAGATCGGGATCGAGCAGTGGCATCTGACGCAGCGCGTCCAATCCGTCGCGCGCCGTGCCGACGACTTCGAACTCGCCACTCGACGCCACGATGTCACTGACGAGCCGACGCATGAACGCGCTGTCGTCGACCACGAGTACGCGTCGGCGCACGGCGCCCGACACGCTAGAGGACGACATCGTCGCCTCGCACGGAGCGCACGAACACGCGTCCGGTGGAGACGTCGAACGTCACCGAGCGACCGAAGTCTCCCCCGACGGCTTCGCCCAAAATGGGAATGTCATGCGCCGCGCAGGCCGCACGCGCCGCTTGCACATTACGCGCGCCCAGACTGATGGCGCCCGGCGCCAGCAAGGCGGCGAACATGCTCGCCCCGCCGACCAGGCGCGCTTCGATGTCGCGCCTGGCGCCGAGCACGTGCATGCGGGAGAGCATCGCCGGCACCGCGGTGGACGCGGCCTTCCCGGCGCTCGGCGTGTCGGCGGTGAGCGCATGGTGCGGCAATAGGACGTGCGCCAGCGCACCGACGCGGTTCGCGCGATCGTGCAGCGCAATCGCGACACACGAGCCGAGGCCGATCGTCACCAGCGTGATGTCCCCGGCGCCTGCGGTGAGATCGGCGATGCCGACCGTGTGCTGTGTCATTGCCGCGAGACGCCGGTGGGGTGGCCACATACTGTCATACGGCTCCCCCCACCAGCGCGTCGTCGCTGGTGGCGACGGGCGAGGACGCCGTCGGCGTCGTCGAGCGGCGCATGGCGTCGAGATTCGCCCGCACGATCCGATTGTCCGGATCGAGAGAGAGCGCCTGTTCCCACGACCGCTGCGCCTCGAGCAAGGCGCCGCGCCGATAGTGCACGTTTCCGAGCTTGAGATAGACATCGGCCCCGTGTGACGGCATCAGCCGCACCACCCGCACGAACGACTCGAAGGCTTCGTCGTATCGCTGCGCGCGATACAGATAGTCGCCGAGGTTCTTGTGCAGATGAGCGCAGTTCGCATCCTCGAGCAGCGCGTGCTCGATCGTGCGGGCCGCCAGCTCATAGCTCCCACGCCGTTCCTGCACGACCGCAAGGTTGTTGTGCAACGCGGCCGCGTGCGGATGCAGCGCGATGCCTTCTTCCAGCACGGCCGCTGCCCGCGCACTGTCGCCACCAAGGGCCGCCGCGAGGCCGGCGACATGGAACCAGGCGGCCGACGGTTGACGGGCACCCCACGCACTGCGCGCTGCGGCAAGTGCCGACTCGGTGCTGGCCAGATCGCCCACGCGCAGGGCGATCGTCGCCCGGGAGAGCGCGATCCGCGGGTCGGGGAGCACGACGCGCCGTGTGGCCTCGTCGAGGTATTCGGCCGCCGCCACCAGATCCCCGCGCTGTTCGCAGACGAAGGCGAGGTTATGCAGCACCGCCGCAGGGGCATCCGGCTCCTGCGACGCACGCAGAAACGTGGCGTGCGCGCCCGCCCAATCACGCCGACGCAATTGCACGAGCCCAAGATGAAATCGCGCCACGCCGTCGGCTTCCCGCAACTCGAGCACCCGGCGGAACTCCCGCTGCGCCTCGTCGAGCATGCCGGTGCGATAGAACGCGATACCGAGATTGCGGTGCTCGGCCACGCGGCTCTCCGGCGGCGGCTGACGTCGCGCGGCACTCCGGCCCACACGCTGCGCGTATCCGGCGGTGAGCAATCCGAACACGGCCTTGCCGACTTCGAACTCCCCGAGGCCAGAGCGCTCAATCACCGTGTTGAGATCCTGCGTGCCGTCGAGGAATGGGAGGAGGCGCTCCTGCGTCGCGCTCAACGGCACTTCGCGATGCGCGAGCCGCGGACCATCGAGCTCGAAGATGAGATCGAGACTCGGCACCTTCTTCGCGATCTGCGTCCACTCGTCCACGCGACGCGCGCCTTCCAGCAACAGCGAATCCGCACTGACCGACACCAGCGCCGCATCAGGCGAGTCCTCGGCCTCGGGCTCGAAGGTGAACGAGCCGAGCGACCAGCTGAATAGGTGGTACACCGCCTCTTCAACCTGCGTGCGATACTCGCCGACCAGCACTTCGCGTTCGATCAGCGCCTGCTCTAACAGCGCATGCGCGAGCTCGCGATCGTCCTGCGGCGCGCTGGCGGCCGTGACGCGTGCGAGATCATCGGGCGTGATCGCGCCGATACGCACGAGACGATCGCCGAGACGGTCGCGACGATTCACCAGTTCGGCGTGCACGATGCGGCCGCCCGCGAAGTGGACGGTGCCGAAACTGCCTTCGCGCGCGATGCTGAGACAACCGGTCTTCTGACCGAGCGCCAGCAGCTGCAGCACGTCGGCGAGTGACGCTTCGCTCAGGTTTCCACGGATGGCCACTATCGGTACTCCTCGATCACGCGTCCGCCGAGGTCCGGCCAGTTCCACATGGTCTTCTCCCGATCCTCGAAGAAGCGGTCGAGTTCACCGGGCGCGCGCTCCACCAGCTGCTCCACGCGGTGGCGCTCGCGCGACTGCAGCGCGACCACGAGACCGCCTTCGAATCGCGATCGCAGCCGATCGGCGAGTTCCGGGAGTTCGCGCGGCGGGTACGAGCTGGTGAGCACGATCTGCGCTCCGCGCTCATACAGGTGATTGAACAGGTGGAACAGCTCCTCCTGAGTGCGCTCCTTCCCCGCCAACACCTCGACATCATCGAGAATGAACAGATCCGCGGCGCGAAATCGCAGGCGCCAGCGCTCCATGCCGCCTTCTTGCATCGCCGCGATCAGTTCATCGACGAAGGCGCTGGCTGACAGGCAGGCCACGGCGGCACGCGCGCGCATCGCATTGCCAAGCGCATGGGCCAGATGAGATTTTCCGCTGCCAGCCGGTCCGCAGATGAACAGCGGATTGTAGCGCGTGCCCGGGTGCTCGATCACCGAGTCGATCGCCTTGACGGCCAGTTGATTGGCGCTGCTGACGTCGAGGCGCTCGCGGGTGAAGACCGGCGACGGCGCGGGCAGCGGCAACGTGCTCGCCATCGCGCGCTCCACCAGCTGTTGCGCCAGTGGGATCGAGGCGACATCACGAAAGGCCGCATGTCCTCGCAGCGCCGGATCGAGGCTGCTGGCCTGTGCTTCGAGGTTGCGAAGATGTTCGATCGCCGAGGTGAAGGTGGCGAGCAAGCCGTCCACGTCGGGTGCGGTTGGCAACTGCATGGCACGTTCCAGCACGGCCACGCCGTAGCCATGGCTCTTCCAGCGCGAGATCGCTTCACCGAGTGCCACGCGCCACGGCTCCACGCGCGTTTCGACTTCCTGCAGGACATCAGCGAGGAAGCCTTCGTAATCGGTACCGTCGGGGATGATCGCTTCGATCCGCGGCGGGTGCGAGGGCGACGACGGCGTAGGCGTCGATGCGCGCTCACCCAACACGGCGCGCACATCGGGCGGCGCGACCGGCGTTCCCTCGAGCTGCTGAAACGCCGAGAGCTTGTTTAGCGCCCCCTTCAGTTCGCGCACATTGCCAAACGCCAGACGAGCCACCTCGTTCAGCACGCCGTCAGCGAACTCCACCCCGCGCGCGCCGGCCACGTTGCGCAGGATCGCCAGACGCATCTCGTAGTCGGGCGCACCGACATCGACCACAAGCCCGCCGATCAGTCGCGATAGCAAGCGTTGATCCACGTCGGGGATCTCCGACGGCTGCCGATCGCTGGTGAGCACCAGCTGCCGGCCCGAGCCCTGCATCATGTTGAAGAGGCGCAGCAACTCGGACTGGGTCTCGCGCTGCCCGGTAAGGAACTGCACGTCATCGAGAATAAGCAACTCGACCTGCTGATAGTGCTCAATGAACAGCTGCGCCTGTCCACTCGCGATGACGCGATGCAGATGCTCGGCCACGTCTTCACCCGACGTGAACTCGACGCGAAGATCGGGCTTGACCGCACGCGCCTGATGCGCAAGCGCCGCCACCAAATGGGTCTTGCCAAGTCCGGAGCCACCGTACACGAACAGCGGGTTGTAGGCGCTGCCCGGTGCGTCGGCCACGGCGCGGGCGGCGGATACCGCGAGGCGGTTCGACGATCCGACCACGAACGTGTCGAAGCGATAGGTGCCATCGAGGGGGCCGCTCATGTGCTCCTCATGCGTTGCTCATGCGTCACTGCCCGCCACGCCGGTGAGGACATCGGTAGTCACGTGACCGGCGTGCAGCGCCGGCGTGAAGGCCGGCGTGCGCAGGGCGAGGGCGGCGCGATGGGCCGTTTCCGTTCCCTCGTCGGCGCCGAGGCGCTTCAGCACGCGCATACCGAGCGAGCGCAGCGTATCGAACACGCCCGGGCCGTGGAGCGCGTCGCCGGCGTACTCGGGGACGCCGCGGAAGTTCAACGCGACCGAGAGCTCGGCGACGCTCGCGGCCAGCGACGCGGGCAAGTCCTGCTTGTTGTACTGCATCACGATGGGCAGATCACGCGCATCGACACCGTGTTCCGCCAGATTCGCGTGCATGTCCTGCAGGCTTTCGAGGTTGTCGTCCCACCGGTGGCGCTGACTGTCGGCGACGAACGCGATGCCGTCGGCGCCTTGCAGCACGAGCTGGCGAATGGCGCGGTAGTACGGCTGGCCCGGCACGGTGTACAACTGAAATCGGACGCGATAGGCACCCACGGTGCCAAGATCGACGGGGAGATAGTCGAAAAAGAGCGTGCGGTCGCGACGGGTGGCCAGCGACGTGAGCTCACCGACCTGCGTGCCCGGCAAGGCCGAGTGCAGGTAGGTGAGATTCGTCGTCTTGCCAGACCGTCCGGGCCCGTAGTAGACCAACTTGCAGGTGATCAGCCGTGTGGCATGATCGACAATGGGCATGCGCCCGCTCCTCTTCTCGCCGCCGGTGTCGCCGCGCCCGACGGGCACGAGGTCACCGGATGTCTCCTACGCCGTTACGGATGCAGCAGCGCGTGCAACCGGGCCGTCAGCGCGATCGCCTCGCGCACGCGATCTGCGTCGGCGAACGGCTCGGGCACCCGAAGGGCAGCGTGCCAGTGCGTCATCGCATCAGCGAAGTCACCGCGCCGGGCCGCTTCGTCACCGAGCCGGCACAACGAGATGGCTTCGGCGCGCGGTGCGATTCCGGCCGTCTCCCCTCGCGGCAAGGACGGCTCAGCGGCCTGCGAGGCAACCGGAGACGACGCCATCCACGGCGTGCGCCGGCGGGGGAATCCTTCAGCGGAAATGACTCCCAATTCGACCGGATCGAAGAGCGAATCCTCGTCGTGGCTCGGCGACGCATCGTCGGGCATGACCGACGAGTGCCGTGTGTGCGTGGCCGTCGGAATCCAAAGGTCGCCGGCGATCTCCCGTCCTTGGGGAGCGGGAATCGCCGCCATCGTGGGCGGCGTGGGGTTCCGTCGCGGTGCCACCGGACCATCGCGCAGTGTCAGCAGCCCTGCCCCGATCAGACCGTGGACCTGCTCCGCCACGTCCAACAGCGTACGCCCGAGCGAATCAGCGAGCATCAGCAGATCGCGCTGCCCGTCGACGCGGGTCAGGATCTCCCACTGCGCTGGCGCCAGACGTAGCAGCGGCAACTGTTGGGGCTCGACATCCACGAAGGCCGGAACGACCCGTGAATGCGGCACGCGATCTTCGATCCGCGACCAGACCTCCGCCCGCTGAGCGGCCTCCATCAGCAGCGGCTCGATGGCGAGACGGATGGCGGCGCCGGTGGGCGCGTGGTCGTCGGCGGGTGAAAAGCGGAACGTGCCGTCGCGCCACAGCAGCAAGTCGAGCATGATCGCTTCCACGTCACGCGCTTCGTCGGCCGTGCGCGCGCGGAGCGCGCCGGATGCCTCGTGCGCGCTCCAGAGGCCCGCGTTGACCACACTGCCATGCTGACACTGCACGGCCGCGTGCCGGCCCTGCAGCGCCGCCTCGAGATGAAGCACGCCCGATTTGCGACTCAGGGCGAGCAGTTGCAGGACTTCGGCGAGGCCGAGGTCGCGAAGACGGCCGTCCAGGCTCACGGCGTGGTCATGCGACACGGGCCGGATCGCTGGGGGCACCACTGCCGTACACCGCGTGCGACACCGCATGGCGCGCGCGCTCCACGAAGTCATCCACCTCGGTACACTGCGCCAACGCGGCCCAACACGCGAGTGCATCGCGCGTACGCGACTGCTGCGCCAAGAGCACGCCGTCGAACCAGCGGGCGCCCGTGTTGTCGGGGTCGTGCCGCAGGACGCGGTCGACCACGATGCGCGCGTCGCTGGCCCGTTCCTCGCCGACGAGCACCTCGATCAGCAGCTGGAGCGCCTCCACGTCGGTCGGTCGGCCCTTGAGCACGTCCACGAGAATCCAGCGGGCGTCGGCGTGTCGCCGCGCATCGCGGTGCACGCGCGCGAGTTCGAGCACCGCGTCACGCCAGTTCGGTACGGCCGAGAGCGCGGCAACCAGCTCGAGCCGCGCGGCCAGCAGATCACCGCGTTCACGGAGCATGCGCGCGATCGCCACGCGGGCGGTGGGACGCGCGGGATCGTGCGCTAGGGCGCGACGATAGAAGCCAAGGGCCAGGGCTTCGTCGTGCATCCTCATCGCGGCATCGCCGGCGAAGTGCAAGAGCGCGGCGCTGGTGACGTCTTGTCGCAACAAGCGCAGCATGGCGGTGCGCGCTGTCTCCGCGCTGGCCGGATCGCGCTCGGGGTCCGATGCGGCGGCGAACGCGAACAGCGCGAGCACTTCCGGATGATGCGGCCACAGCGCACCCGCCCGCTTCAGCTGCGGCAGCGCCTCAACGCCGCGCCCCAGCAGGCAGAGCGAGCGCGCCTCTCCCAGCGTGGCGCGCTGCCACAGGATCTGCGCCGTGGGCTCCATGTCGGCCACCGCTGTCATGTCGACCAGCGCGCGCGCTCGGGTGTACCGCTCGAGCGCCTCGCCATGCACGGCACGCGACGAGAATCCATCAGCGTCGTCGCACGTGCGCGCCGCCTCCATGACGGCCATCGCGCCGGCATCCAAGCCGCTACCGGCGGCCTCGCGCAGGCCAGGTGCCGCGAGCGCTTGCTCCGGCAACAGCGCCGCCAAATCGTCGGTGGGGAGCACGATGCCGCGCAGCGGCGATCCGCCCCGTACGGCGAGCAACTCGAGCGCGCCGACGGCATCCGGGCACTCGCGCTGCAGGTCGATCGCCACCGACAGTCGCGACGCCATGCGCATCGGCGCGTACTTCAACGCCTGCTGCGTTTCGCGTGCGGCGCCATCGCTGTCGCCGAGGTGCTCGAGCACACTGGCCAAGCCGAACCGCGCCTCAGCGTGCGACGGCCGGCATTCGACCGCGCTCAGGAATGCGTCGCGGGCCTCCTCCGGGCGGTCGAGCGCCTGCAACACCGTGCCCATCACCTTCCACGATTCCGCATCGCGCGGATGAAAGGCCACGAGTTCGCGCAGCAACGCGAGCGCCGCGAGCGGATCCCGCTGCGCCGCCAACCAGCGCGACAGATTCAACCGGGCCACGACCAGCGTGGGATCGAGCTCGGAGGCCCGTACGAACGACTCGCGCGCCGCGCTGTGATCGCCCAGATCGTCGAGCGCGACACCGAGGTTGTTGTACGCGAGCGCGTGGCGCGGATCCATGCGCAGGGCCCGACGATAGCTGTCGGCGGCCCCCGCCACGTCGCCCGACTGATGCATCGCGACGCCATGCTCGTTCCACAGACGCGGCTGCTCCTGCCGCGCCAGCAACGCGGCGTACCGAGTGCGCGCGTCGTCGAACCGACCCGCGATCAGATCGAGCTCACCGAGCGCGTGCTCCGCCATGCGCGCGTCTTCGCCGCTGGCCAGCGACCGTTCGAACTCGCGACGGGCTTCGTCGAAGTAGCCACGCTGCCGGAAGGCGAGCCCGAGACCATGGCGGGCGAGCGCGCCTTCAGGTTCCACCCGCATCATGCCGTTCGCCGTCGACGGATCGATCGCGATCGGTGTGCCGGCGAGGCTGCCGGATTCGAGCGACAGATCGATCTGCGCCGTCGACAGCGTGGGATTCAACTGCGCCGCGATGCGCGCGGAGGCGATGGCCGCATCGTGACGACCCATGTCGCCGAGCACGAAGCCGCGTAGCAAATGCGCATCGGCGCTGTCGGCGTGCCGGGCCAACAGGCAATCCAGACATTCGAGCGCCTGCTCGTTCTGCCCGCGTTGATAGAGGACTTCCGCGAGATGCAACCGGGCGTCGGTGTCGGCGCCGCCCAGGTTCACGGCACGCTCGAACCAGCGCTGCGCACGACGGAGGTCGCCGGCCCGCTGCTCGATCAATCCACGCTCGTACAACGCGGCCGCATCGTCGGGATCTTCGGCGATGAGTGTTTCGAGCTGTCGGATGGCGACGTCGCTCCGTCCGACCAGCCGCGACAGCCGCGCCCGTTCCAGCGCCGCTGCCCGATCGTCAGGATCGGCCGCAACGCGCGCATCGAGTGCGGCCATGCGCGCATCACAGGCTCCCGGCGTCGCAGCCGCGATCTCGAGATTGCGCGCGGCGGTGCGCATGCGCGGATCGATCGCGAGGGCGCGCAGAAAGGCGTCGACGGCCTCCACGTGCAAGCCACGCGAGTGATACAGGACGCCGAGGTTGTTGAACGCGCCGGGATCACGCGGATCAACGCGCTCGATCAGCGTGCGCAGCAGTTCCACGTCGCGACCAGCCGACATGACGGACGACATGAGCGGAACGCTCCCGCTCTTCAGGCGAGCCGCAGCGCGCGGAGCATCACCTGCAACGAGGCGGGATCGGGAAGCAGCAAGAAGAATCCACGCAGCGTCTGCTGCATCTCCATGAGCTGGAACTCGCTTTCGACGCAGAGGATCGCATCGGGATCGGGAGCGAACTCGCCGATCGCGCTGGTCAGCACGGCCGTGGACATGTCGATCACCAAACTGGGCGGCGACGGTAACAGCAGCATTCCCAAGAAATCACTGAGCGCGTTCATATACGCGCCGCTCAGGATGTTTCCGGCTTCCTTGATGGCGGACGTCTCGAGTTCACTGAACGCGGTGGACGATCCGACCGGCCGCCGCAGCATCAGCTCGGCCAATCGCATCACGGTGGGCTTCGGGAACACCAGCATCGTGCGGCCGCTGAGATCGCCCAGCATGTGCATGAGCACCGCCGCCACCGGTTCTTCTTCGGGCGTGAACTGCGACGGTAACTCCTCCATGCTCGCCACCGTGATGTTCGGCACCTTGATCATGATCGTGCTGCCGGTCATCTGCGACAACGCGGTCGCGGCGTGACCCGCGCCGATATTGGCCGTTTCACGCAGTGCATCCAGCTGGATGGTCTTGAGAGACCGGATCGCCGACATGGTCAAATCACCTTCGGTCACGAGTCGCCTTCACGTGGTCATGCCACACTACTCACATCGACGATGAGCGCGGGGCTCCCGTCACCGAGTACCGTGGCCCCACTGAACCATGGCTTGGCCCCGCGAACGGTGTCCAGCGGCTTGACCACGATGTCCTGCTGGGCCAGCAAGGCGTCCACCAGCAGCGCCGTTCTCCGTCCCGCCACCTCGACAATCGCCACATGGCGGACGCCGTCCGGATTGGCGGCGGCCGGCGCGTGCGGGTCGTCCTCGAAACGCTGCTGGAGCGCCACCAGCGGCACCGTCTCGTCCCGTACCGTGATAGTGAGCGCGCCGGTGCGACGGGAGGCGCCGTTGAATTCCAGTACTTCCATGACGTGCGCCGCTGGTATCGCATAGGTGTCACCGCCGACCTGCACCAGCAGCGCCCGCATGATGGCCAGCGTAAGCGGTAAGCGCATGGTGAACACGGTCCCTTCGCCGGTGATCGTTTCGAGGTCGATCTGGCCGCCGAGGGCGCGCACGCGGGTGTTGACGACATCGACCCCCACACCGCGTCCGGAGATCGAGGTCACCGACTTCGCCGTCGAGAAACCCGGATGGGCCACCAACTGCAGTAACGCGTCGTCAGCCAGCGCGGTGACCGATTTGTCCACCAAGCCCTGCTCGTGCGCGCGCCGCAGCACGACATCGCGATCGATCCCGCGTCCGTCATCCTGCACCTGAATCACCACCGCCGCCCGGTCGCGCGCCGCGCGCAGAATGAGTTCGCCGCTGGCGGGTTTGCCCGCCGCACGGCGGGTGTCGGCGTCCTCGAAGCCGTGGTCGAGCGCGTTGCGGAGCAGATGCATGATGGGATCGCCAATCGCATCGAGCAGCGAACGATCGAGTTCGATGTCGCGGCCCTCAATCGTGAAGCGCACCTCCTTGCCGAGATCGCGCGCGATGTCGCGCACAAGCCGCGGGAAGCGATCGAACACCTGTGCCACCGGCAA is a genomic window of Gemmatimonas sp. containing:
- a CDS encoding GTPase domain-containing protein, with protein sequence MPIVDHATRLITCKLVYYGPGRSGKTTNLTYLHSALPGTQVGELTSLATRRDRTLFFDYLPVDLGTVGAYRVRFQLYTVPGQPYYRAIRQLVLQGADGIAFVADSQRHRWDDNLESLQDMHANLAEHGVDARDLPIVMQYNKQDLPASLAASVAELSVALNFRGVPEYAGDALHGPGVFDTLRSLGMRVLKRLGADEGTETAHRAALALRTPAFTPALHAGHVTTDVLTGVAGSDA
- a CDS encoding DUF4388 domain-containing protein; the encoded protein is MAIRGNLSEASLADVLQLLALGQKTGCLSIAREGSFGTVHFAGGRIVHAELVNRRDRLGDRLVRIGAITPDDLARVTAASAPQDDRELAHALLEQALIEREVLVGEYRTQVEEAVYHLFSWSLGSFTFEPEAEDSPDAALVSVSADSLLLEGARRVDEWTQIAKKVPSLDLIFELDGPRLAHREVPLSATQERLLPFLDGTQDLNTVIERSGLGEFEVGKAVFGLLTAGYAQRVGRSAARRQPPPESRVAEHRNLGIAFYRTGMLDEAQREFRRVLELREADGVARFHLGLVQLRRRDWAGAHATFLRASQEPDAPAAVLHNLAFVCEQRGDLVAAAEYLDEATRRVVLPDPRIALSRATIALRVGDLASTESALAAARSAWGARQPSAAWFHVAGLAAALGGDSARAAAVLEEGIALHPHAAALHNNLAVVQERRGSYELAARTIEHALLEDANCAHLHKNLGDYLYRAQRYDEAFESFVRVVRLMPSHGADVYLKLGNVHYRRGALLEAQRSWEQALSLDPDNRIVRANLDAMRRSTTPTASSPVATSDDALVGGAV
- a CDS encoding DUF4388 domain-containing protein; protein product: MSHDHAVSLDGRLRDLGLAEVLQLLALSRKSGVLHLEAALQGRHAAVQCQHGSVVNAGLWSAHEASGALRARTADEARDVEAIMLDLLLWRDGTFRFSPADDHAPTGAAIRLAIEPLLMEAAQRAEVWSRIEDRVPHSRVVPAFVDVEPQQLPLLRLAPAQWEILTRVDGQRDLLMLADSLGRTLLDVAEQVHGLIGAGLLTLRDGPVAPRRNPTPPTMAAIPAPQGREIAGDLWIPTATHTRHSSVMPDDASPSHDEDSLFDPVELGVISAEGFPRRRTPWMASSPVASQAAEPSLPRGETAGIAPRAEAISLCRLGDEAARRGDFADAMTHWHAALRVPEPFADADRVREAIALTARLHALLHP
- a CDS encoding tetratricopeptide repeat protein, with translation MSLAGSDLQARFDAIHAALVAKPAPDERERVKQEIISLFRDADAAATAALAFKASVKELVEQWKQLDGRTATVAGSGRVDHLGASTFAEKGWSKLSLGDPAGAEVALRRALELAPGSNDAETLLGWAQMMQQQYDAARTTFQQVLQRDPEHALAHTNVGYVCLRQGRYGEAIEHLARVIRLDLDRKATLYAHLYLGMVYREREMYDDAETFFRKALELGPNLLQSWYELGRVHWFAGRRDDALASWRSGAEANKFSPWGKRCAELLGQIEQGGAPPRAD
- a CDS encoding DnaA/Hda family protein; this encodes MSGPLDGTYRFDTFVVGSSNRLAVSAARAVADAPGSAYNPLFVYGGSGLGKTHLVAALAHQARAVKPDLRVEFTSGEDVAEHLHRVIASGQAQLFIEHYQQVELLILDDVQFLTGQRETQSELLRLFNMMQGSGRQLVLTSDRQPSEIPDVDQRLLSRLIGGLVVDVGAPDYEMRLAILRNVAGARGVEFADGVLNEVARLAFGNVRELKGALNKLSAFQQLEGTPVAPPDVRAVLGERASTPTPSSPSHPPRIEAIIPDGTDYEGFLADVLQEVETRVEPWRVALGEAISRWKSHGYGVAVLERAMQLPTAPDVDGLLATFTSAIEHLRNLEAQASSLDPALRGHAAFRDVASIPLAQQLVERAMASTLPLPAPSPVFTRERLDVSSANQLAVKAIDSVIEHPGTRYNPLFICGPAGSGKSHLAHALGNAMRARAAVACLSASAFVDELIAAMQEGGMERWRLRFRAADLFILDDVEVLAGKERTQEELFHLFNHLYERGAQIVLTSSYPPRELPELADRLRSRFEGGLVVALQSRERHRVEQLVERAPGELDRFFEDREKTMWNWPDLGGRVIEEYR
- a CDS encoding chemotaxis protein CheW, which translates into the protein MSPFKSTALFAVRRRAVSTVERATFVCFSIGEHRLAGPVELIDRVLRPSTDVPSVSFEGRVLPYADLAAPLGLALGGGAVGLRRVLVAHVNDVWWALPVDAVHDVVSVDASEVLPLPAGHPDAQRTGAIATFTRGGSTVLVLDLVRLLR
- the cheB gene encoding chemotaxis-specific protein-glutamate methyltransferase CheB encodes the protein MSSSSVSGAVRRRVLVVDDSAFMRRLVSDIVASSGEFEVVGTARDGLDALRQMPLLDPDLVTLDVDMPNLDGLACLDRIMREWPRPVVMLSAGGSDGGADATLRALDRGAVEFVRKPSGAISLDLELVRDQLLEALRAAAAVTQLGVPLPSPTLVTPDVALRGSAHDRGLRSPARGTSRSMHGQAPSFLVCIAASTGGPAALGQIIPLLSRFERAAVLIVQHMPAGFTASFASRLHGISRLAVHEAMHGEPLHVGHVYVAPGGFHLRVGGTPLAPLAQLDQEPTEWGVRPAADRLFKSAASCYGAACLGVVLTGMGRDGADGLLAIRQAGGLAVVQERSSCVIPGMPDSALRVAGADDVVSLADMPHAIERLVAGQGVAVDTVEKIA